A single Gambusia affinis linkage group LG20, SWU_Gaff_1.0, whole genome shotgun sequence DNA region contains:
- the LOC122823612 gene encoding liprin-alpha-3-like isoform X3, with the protein MMMCEVMPTISEDGRSSSGGGPTSPPGAGVAGGPAGAMGGGGFSSREPRGDEGGSTGNLESLMVNMLTERERLLENLRETQESLGTAQLRLRELGHEKESLQRQLSIALPQEFAVLTKELNVCREQLLEREEEIAELKAERNNTRLLLEHLECLVSRHERSLRMTVVKRQAQSPAGVSSEVEVLKALKSLFEHHKALDEKVRERLRVALERVSMLEDQLAASSQERLPNGPSSGLEDGELERQREGEIERQKAELSQLRERLALMCRQVGEIEEQLAAARREVTKTEEANQKLQREVKEALCQREDMEERITTLERRYLSAQREATSLHDIKDKLENELASKESLYRQSEEKNRQLQERLDEAKQKLQQTLQRAETLPEIEAQLAQRVAALNKAEERHGNFEERLRQMEAQLEEKNQELQRARQREKMNDEHNKRLSDTVDKLLSESNERLQLHLKERMAALEEKNALSEELANMKKIQDDLLANKDQLLAELERVQLELDQLRGRPGSSYSRAGSVSSLPSTLFRRSLPGSASELRFPQGGGSLPAGYGNSSSGVVVRRAHRGRWGPPRDDGGKYGDWDSSNMLPPGFEGGVEGGCSDDEEDRETLFGSELLSPSGQTDVQTLAIMLQEQLEAINKEIKLIQEEKESTELRAEEIESRVSSVALDASSLPPSSLGGRDSVGRGYMTPSITSSTLASPSPPSSGHSTPRLPHSPARETERQNSKEGEECRALALIDSTPPPVPRALRLDRMTHTHPGAGLDDHREFRSLSADGGTTASQDSLHKASKKKSIKSSIGRLFGKKEKGRIGTPGRESASLASTPSDDLGSADPLGLAKLGTGTVEKDRRSKKKHDLLEEACRQGLPFASWDGPTVVTWLELWVGMPAWYVAACRANVKSGAIMANLSDTEIQREIGISNPLHRLKLRLAIQEMVSLTSPSAPASTRSSTSNIWMTHAEMESLAAATKPEQKEFSWDQILAHGDMNHEWVGNEWLPSLGLPQYRSYFMESLVDARMLDHLTKKELRGQLKMVDSFHRVSLHYGIMCLKRLNYDRKELERRREESQHQNTDVMVWSNERVMCWVQSIGLKEFADNLLESGVHGALLALDDTFDYTDLALLLQIPNQNTQARQLLEKEYNALISMGTERRPDEDGTKTFTRSPSWRKMFREKDLRGVTSDSSETLPANFRASAISTPSVTLRKVQSEANSGPRGESGSVRTYSC; encoded by the exons ATGATGATGTGCGAGGTGATGCCCACCATATCTGAGGATGGgcgcagcagcagcggcggagGCCCCACCTCTCCGCCCGGGGCCGGGGTGGCCGGGGGCCCCGCCGGAGCCATGGGCGGAGGGGGATTCAGCAGCAGGGAGCCCAGGGGGGACGAAGGAGGCAGCACGGGGAACCTGGAGTCTCTGATGGTCAACATGCTGACGGAGAGGGAGAGGCTGCTGGAGAACCTGAGGGAAACGCAGGAGAGCCTGGGCACGGCACAACTCCGCCTCCGCGAGCTCGGCCACGAGAAGGAGTCGCTCCAGAGGCAGCTGTCCATCGCTCTGCCCCAG GAGTTCGCTGTGTTGACTAAGGAGCTGAACGTTTGCCGGGAGCAGCTTctggagagggaggaggaaatCGCTGAGCTCAAGGCGGAGAGAAACAACACACGT ctgctgctggagcacCTGGAGTGTCTGGTGTCCCGCCACGAGCGCAGCCTGAGGATGACGGTGGTGAAGAGGCAAGCCCAGTCCCCTGCAGGCGTGTCCAGCGAGGTGGAAGTCCTCAAGGCTCTCAAATCCCTGTTTGAGCACCACAAAGCCTTGGACGAGAAG GTTCGAGAGCGGCTCCGTGTGGCCCTTGAGAGGGTGTCCATGTTAGAAGATCAGCTCGCAGCATCTTCTCAAGAG CGGCTCCCCAACGGGCCCTCGTCTGGGCTGGAGGACGGGGAGCTGGAGAGGCAGAGGGAAGGGGAGATAGAGCGGCAGAAAGCTGAGCTGTCCCAGCTGAGGGAGAGGCTGGCCCTCATGTGCCGACAG GTTGGAGAAATAGAGGAACAGCTTGCGGCTGCCAGGAGGGAGGTGACGAAGACGGAGGAGGCCAATCAGAAGCTCCAAAGGGAAGTGAAGGAG GCTCTCTGCCAAAGAGAAGACATGGAAGAGAGAATTACAACGCTAGAGCGAAG GTATCTGAGTGCCCAGAGGGAGGCGACGTCTCTCCATGACATCAAAGACAAGCTGGAGAACGAGCTGGCCAGCAAGGAGTCCCTGTACAGACAA AGCGAGGAGAAGAACCGGCAGCTGCAGGAGCGTCTGGATGAGGCCaagcagaagctgcagcagacgCTGCAGAGGGCCGAGACGCTGCCGGAGATCGAGGCGCAGCTCGCTCAGAGAGTTGCTGCTCTCAATAAG GCAGAGGAGCGCCACGGAAACTTTGAGGAGCGACTACGGCAAATGGAAGCCCAGCTTgaagagaaaaatcaagaaCTACAACGG GCCAGGCAGCGGGAAAAGATGAACGATGAACACAACAAACGGCTCTCGGATACGGTGGATAAGCTTCTGTCTGAGTCCAACGAGAGGCTTCAGCTGCACCTCAAAGAGAGGATGGCTGCGCTGGAAGAGAAG AATGCGCTTTCTGAGGAGCTGGCCAACATGAAGAAAATCCAAGACGATCTTCTCGCTAACAAG GATCAGCTCCTGGCTGAGCTGGAACGAGTCCAACTGGAGCTGGATCAGCTGAGAGGCAGACCCGGCTCCTCCTACTCCAG GGCGGGCAGCGTGAGCTCACTTCCCTCCACCCTTTTTCGAAGATCTCTTCCAGGGAGCGCCTCCGAGCTGCGGTTCCCTCAGGGCGGGGGCTCGCTCCCGGCCGGCTACGGCAACTCCTCCAGTGGGGTGGTGGTCAGGCGGGCCCACCGCGGCCGCTGGGGGCCTCCCAGGGACGACGGTGGCAAG TATGGAGACTGGGACAGTAGCAACATGTTGCCTCCTGGGTTTGAGGGCGGCGTTGAAGGCGGCTGCTCTGATGATGAAGAGGACAGAGAGACTCTGTTTGGGTCTGAGCTTCTGTCTCCCAGCGGACAGACGGACGTTCAGACTCTGGCCATCAtgctgcaggagcagctggaggcCATAAATAAGGAGATCAA GCTGAttcaggaggagaaggagagcaCGGAGCTGCGGGCCGAGGAGATCGAGAGCCGGGTCAGCAGCGTGGCTCTTGATGCCTCGTCTCTTCCTCCGTCCTCACTGGGGGGTCGGGACAGCGTGGGACGGGGCTACATGACCCCGTCCATCACGTCCTCCACCTTGGCGTCTCCGTCGCCTCCCAGTTCTGGACATTCCACCCCCCGCCTGCCCCACTCACCCGCCAGGGAGACCGAAAGACAG AACAGCAAAGAGGGTGAGGAATGCCGAGCGCTCGCCCTGATCGACTCCACGCCTCCGCCCGTCCCCCGAGCCCTGCGCTTGGACCGGATGACTCACACACACCCGGGAGCCGGCCTGGACGACCACCGCGAGTTCCGCAG TCTTTCAGCTGACGGCGGCACCACAGCGAGCCAGGATTCCCTTCACAAAGccagcaaaaagaaaagcatcaagTCGTCCATCGGGCGTCTGTTTGGCAAGAAGGAAAAGGGGAGAATCGGCACGCCTGGGCGGGAATCTGCCTCTCTGG CCTCCACTCCGTCTGATGACCTTGGCTCGGCCGACCCATTGGGCCTGGCGAAGCTCGGGACGGGAACGGTGGAGAAAGATCGCCGCAGCAAAAAGAA ACATGACTTGCTGGAGGAAGCCTGTCGTCAGGGTCTTCCTTTCGCCTCCTGGGACGGCCCCACTGTCGTCACCTGGCTGGAG TTGTGGGTGGGGATGCCTGCGTGGTACGTGGCAGCGTGCCGCGCCAACGTGAAGAGCGGTGCCATCATGGCCAACCTGTCGGACACTGAGATCCAGAGGGAGATCGGCATCAGCAACCCTCTGCACAGGCTAAAGCTTCGCCTGGCCATCCAGGAAATGGTTTCCCTCACGAGTCCGTCAGCTCCGGCGAGCACGCGCTCC TCAACCAGTAATATCTGGATGACGCATGCTGAGATGGAGTCTCTCGCTGCTGCCACCAAACCA GAGCAGAAGGAGTTCAGCTGGGATCAG ATTCTGGCTCATGGAGACATGAACCATGAGTGGGTTGGAAACGAGTGGCTGCCCAGTCTCGGTCTCCCCCAGTATCGCTCCTACTTCATGGAGTCACTGGTGGACGCCCGCATGCTGGACCACCTCACCAAGAAGGAACTGAGAGGCCAGCTGAAGATGGTGGACAGTTTCCACAG GGTGAGTCTTCACTATGGGATCATGTGCTTGAAGCGCCTGAACTACGACAGGAAAGAgctggagaggaggagggaagaaaGTCAGCACCAGAACACAG ATGTGATGGTGTGGTCCAATGAGCGTGTGATGTGTTGGGTTCAGTCAATCGGATTGAAGGAGTTTGCAGACAACCTTTTGGAGAGCGGGGTGCACGGGGCCCTCCTGGCGCTTGACGACACGTTTGATTACACGGACTTGGCACTTCTTCTTCAGATACCAAATCAGAACACACAG GCGAGGCAGCTCCTGGAGAAAGAGTACAACGCTCTGATCTCCATGGGAACAGAAAGGAGGCCTGATGAG GACGGCACGAAAACGTTCACACGCTCCCCGTCTTGGAGGAAGATGTTCCGGGAGAAAGATCTCCGCGGCGTCACGTCCGATTCCTCTGAGACGCTACCTGCCAACTTCCGTGCCTCCGCCATCTCGACGCCCTCGGTCACGTTGAGGAAAGTCCAGAGCGAAG CTAACTCCGGTCCCAGAGGAGAGTCGGGTTCTGTGAGAACGTACTCCTGCTAA
- the LOC122823612 gene encoding liprin-alpha-3-like isoform X1, with the protein MMMCEVMPTISEDGRSSSGGGPTSPPGAGVAGGPAGAMGGGGFSSREPRGDEGGSTGNLESLMVNMLTERERLLENLRETQESLGTAQLRLRELGHEKESLQRQLSIALPQEFAVLTKELNVCREQLLEREEEIAELKAERNNTRLLLEHLECLVSRHERSLRMTVVKRQAQSPAGVSSEVEVLKALKSLFEHHKALDEKVRERLRVALERVSMLEDQLAASSQEVISLRDQIKRRQQGVDGGKDRLPNGPSSGLEDGELERQREGEIERQKAELSQLRERLALMCRQVGEIEEQLAAARREVTKTEEANQKLQREVKEALCQREDMEERITTLERRYLSAQREATSLHDIKDKLENELASKESLYRQSEEKNRQLQERLDEAKQKLQQTLQRAETLPEIEAQLAQRVAALNKAEERHGNFEERLRQMEAQLEEKNQELQRARQREKMNDEHNKRLSDTVDKLLSESNERLQLHLKERMAALEEKNALSEELANMKKIQDDLLANKDQLLAELERVQLELDQLRGRPGSSYSRAGSVSSLPSTLFRRSLPGSASELRFPQGGGSLPAGYGNSSSGVVVRRAHRGRWGPPRDDGGKYGDWDSSNMLPPGFEGGVEGGCSDDEEDRETLFGSELLSPSGQTDVQTLAIMLQEQLEAINKEIKLIQEEKESTELRAEEIESRVSSVALDASSLPPSSLGGRDSVGRGYMTPSITSSTLASPSPPSSGHSTPRLPHSPARETERQNSKEGEECRALALIDSTPPPVPRALRLDRMTHTHPGAGLDDHREFRSLSADGGTTASQDSLHKASKKKSIKSSIGRLFGKKEKGRIGTPGRESASLASTPSDDLGSADPLGLAKLGTGTVEKDRRSKKKHDLLEEACRQGLPFASWDGPTVVTWLELWVGMPAWYVAACRANVKSGAIMANLSDTEIQREIGISNPLHRLKLRLAIQEMVSLTSPSAPASTRSSTSNIWMTHAEMESLAAATKPEQKEFSWDQILAHGDMNHEWVGNEWLPSLGLPQYRSYFMESLVDARMLDHLTKKELRGQLKMVDSFHRVSLHYGIMCLKRLNYDRKELERRREESQHQNTDVMVWSNERVMCWVQSIGLKEFADNLLESGVHGALLALDDTFDYTDLALLLQIPNQNTQARQLLEKEYNALISMGTERRPDEDGTKTFTRSPSWRKMFREKDLRGVTSDSSETLPANFRASAISTPSVTLRKVQSEANSGPRGESGSVRTYSC; encoded by the exons ATGATGATGTGCGAGGTGATGCCCACCATATCTGAGGATGGgcgcagcagcagcggcggagGCCCCACCTCTCCGCCCGGGGCCGGGGTGGCCGGGGGCCCCGCCGGAGCCATGGGCGGAGGGGGATTCAGCAGCAGGGAGCCCAGGGGGGACGAAGGAGGCAGCACGGGGAACCTGGAGTCTCTGATGGTCAACATGCTGACGGAGAGGGAGAGGCTGCTGGAGAACCTGAGGGAAACGCAGGAGAGCCTGGGCACGGCACAACTCCGCCTCCGCGAGCTCGGCCACGAGAAGGAGTCGCTCCAGAGGCAGCTGTCCATCGCTCTGCCCCAG GAGTTCGCTGTGTTGACTAAGGAGCTGAACGTTTGCCGGGAGCAGCTTctggagagggaggaggaaatCGCTGAGCTCAAGGCGGAGAGAAACAACACACGT ctgctgctggagcacCTGGAGTGTCTGGTGTCCCGCCACGAGCGCAGCCTGAGGATGACGGTGGTGAAGAGGCAAGCCCAGTCCCCTGCAGGCGTGTCCAGCGAGGTGGAAGTCCTCAAGGCTCTCAAATCCCTGTTTGAGCACCACAAAGCCTTGGACGAGAAG GTTCGAGAGCGGCTCCGTGTGGCCCTTGAGAGGGTGTCCATGTTAGAAGATCAGCTCGCAGCATCTTCTCAAGAG GTAATCTCTTTAAGAGACCAAATTAAAAGACGTCAACAAGGGGTGGACGGCGGGAAAGAT CGGCTCCCCAACGGGCCCTCGTCTGGGCTGGAGGACGGGGAGCTGGAGAGGCAGAGGGAAGGGGAGATAGAGCGGCAGAAAGCTGAGCTGTCCCAGCTGAGGGAGAGGCTGGCCCTCATGTGCCGACAG GTTGGAGAAATAGAGGAACAGCTTGCGGCTGCCAGGAGGGAGGTGACGAAGACGGAGGAGGCCAATCAGAAGCTCCAAAGGGAAGTGAAGGAG GCTCTCTGCCAAAGAGAAGACATGGAAGAGAGAATTACAACGCTAGAGCGAAG GTATCTGAGTGCCCAGAGGGAGGCGACGTCTCTCCATGACATCAAAGACAAGCTGGAGAACGAGCTGGCCAGCAAGGAGTCCCTGTACAGACAA AGCGAGGAGAAGAACCGGCAGCTGCAGGAGCGTCTGGATGAGGCCaagcagaagctgcagcagacgCTGCAGAGGGCCGAGACGCTGCCGGAGATCGAGGCGCAGCTCGCTCAGAGAGTTGCTGCTCTCAATAAG GCAGAGGAGCGCCACGGAAACTTTGAGGAGCGACTACGGCAAATGGAAGCCCAGCTTgaagagaaaaatcaagaaCTACAACGG GCCAGGCAGCGGGAAAAGATGAACGATGAACACAACAAACGGCTCTCGGATACGGTGGATAAGCTTCTGTCTGAGTCCAACGAGAGGCTTCAGCTGCACCTCAAAGAGAGGATGGCTGCGCTGGAAGAGAAG AATGCGCTTTCTGAGGAGCTGGCCAACATGAAGAAAATCCAAGACGATCTTCTCGCTAACAAG GATCAGCTCCTGGCTGAGCTGGAACGAGTCCAACTGGAGCTGGATCAGCTGAGAGGCAGACCCGGCTCCTCCTACTCCAG GGCGGGCAGCGTGAGCTCACTTCCCTCCACCCTTTTTCGAAGATCTCTTCCAGGGAGCGCCTCCGAGCTGCGGTTCCCTCAGGGCGGGGGCTCGCTCCCGGCCGGCTACGGCAACTCCTCCAGTGGGGTGGTGGTCAGGCGGGCCCACCGCGGCCGCTGGGGGCCTCCCAGGGACGACGGTGGCAAG TATGGAGACTGGGACAGTAGCAACATGTTGCCTCCTGGGTTTGAGGGCGGCGTTGAAGGCGGCTGCTCTGATGATGAAGAGGACAGAGAGACTCTGTTTGGGTCTGAGCTTCTGTCTCCCAGCGGACAGACGGACGTTCAGACTCTGGCCATCAtgctgcaggagcagctggaggcCATAAATAAGGAGATCAA GCTGAttcaggaggagaaggagagcaCGGAGCTGCGGGCCGAGGAGATCGAGAGCCGGGTCAGCAGCGTGGCTCTTGATGCCTCGTCTCTTCCTCCGTCCTCACTGGGGGGTCGGGACAGCGTGGGACGGGGCTACATGACCCCGTCCATCACGTCCTCCACCTTGGCGTCTCCGTCGCCTCCCAGTTCTGGACATTCCACCCCCCGCCTGCCCCACTCACCCGCCAGGGAGACCGAAAGACAG AACAGCAAAGAGGGTGAGGAATGCCGAGCGCTCGCCCTGATCGACTCCACGCCTCCGCCCGTCCCCCGAGCCCTGCGCTTGGACCGGATGACTCACACACACCCGGGAGCCGGCCTGGACGACCACCGCGAGTTCCGCAG TCTTTCAGCTGACGGCGGCACCACAGCGAGCCAGGATTCCCTTCACAAAGccagcaaaaagaaaagcatcaagTCGTCCATCGGGCGTCTGTTTGGCAAGAAGGAAAAGGGGAGAATCGGCACGCCTGGGCGGGAATCTGCCTCTCTGG CCTCCACTCCGTCTGATGACCTTGGCTCGGCCGACCCATTGGGCCTGGCGAAGCTCGGGACGGGAACGGTGGAGAAAGATCGCCGCAGCAAAAAGAA ACATGACTTGCTGGAGGAAGCCTGTCGTCAGGGTCTTCCTTTCGCCTCCTGGGACGGCCCCACTGTCGTCACCTGGCTGGAG TTGTGGGTGGGGATGCCTGCGTGGTACGTGGCAGCGTGCCGCGCCAACGTGAAGAGCGGTGCCATCATGGCCAACCTGTCGGACACTGAGATCCAGAGGGAGATCGGCATCAGCAACCCTCTGCACAGGCTAAAGCTTCGCCTGGCCATCCAGGAAATGGTTTCCCTCACGAGTCCGTCAGCTCCGGCGAGCACGCGCTCC TCAACCAGTAATATCTGGATGACGCATGCTGAGATGGAGTCTCTCGCTGCTGCCACCAAACCA GAGCAGAAGGAGTTCAGCTGGGATCAG ATTCTGGCTCATGGAGACATGAACCATGAGTGGGTTGGAAACGAGTGGCTGCCCAGTCTCGGTCTCCCCCAGTATCGCTCCTACTTCATGGAGTCACTGGTGGACGCCCGCATGCTGGACCACCTCACCAAGAAGGAACTGAGAGGCCAGCTGAAGATGGTGGACAGTTTCCACAG GGTGAGTCTTCACTATGGGATCATGTGCTTGAAGCGCCTGAACTACGACAGGAAAGAgctggagaggaggagggaagaaaGTCAGCACCAGAACACAG ATGTGATGGTGTGGTCCAATGAGCGTGTGATGTGTTGGGTTCAGTCAATCGGATTGAAGGAGTTTGCAGACAACCTTTTGGAGAGCGGGGTGCACGGGGCCCTCCTGGCGCTTGACGACACGTTTGATTACACGGACTTGGCACTTCTTCTTCAGATACCAAATCAGAACACACAG GCGAGGCAGCTCCTGGAGAAAGAGTACAACGCTCTGATCTCCATGGGAACAGAAAGGAGGCCTGATGAG GACGGCACGAAAACGTTCACACGCTCCCCGTCTTGGAGGAAGATGTTCCGGGAGAAAGATCTCCGCGGCGTCACGTCCGATTCCTCTGAGACGCTACCTGCCAACTTCCGTGCCTCCGCCATCTCGACGCCCTCGGTCACGTTGAGGAAAGTCCAGAGCGAAG CTAACTCCGGTCCCAGAGGAGAGTCGGGTTCTGTGAGAACGTACTCCTGCTAA
- the LOC122823612 gene encoding liprin-alpha-3-like isoform X2, whose amino-acid sequence MMMCEVMPTISEDGRSSSGGGPTSPPGAGVAGGPAGAMGGGGFSSREPRGDEGGSTGNLESLMVNMLTERERLLENLRETQESLGTAQLRLRELGHEKESLQRQLSIALPQEFAVLTKELNVCREQLLEREEEIAELKAERNNTRLLLEHLECLVSRHERSLRMTVVKRQAQSPAGVSSEVEVLKALKSLFEHHKALDEKVRERLRVALERVSMLEDQLAASSQEVISLRDQIKRRQQGVDGGKDRLPNGPSSGLEDGELERQREGEIERQKAELSQLRERLALMCRQVGEIEEQLAAARREVTKTEEANQKLQREVKEALCQREDMEERITTLERRYLSAQREATSLHDIKDKLENELASKESLYRQSEEKNRQLQERLDEAKQKLQQTLQRAETLPEIEAQLAQRVAALNKAEERHGNFEERLRQMEAQLEEKNQELQRARQREKMNDEHNKRLSDTVDKLLSESNERLQLHLKERMAALEEKNALSEELANMKKIQDDLLANKDQLLAELERVQLELDQLRGRPGSSYSRSLPGSASELRFPQGGGSLPAGYGNSSSGVVVRRAHRGRWGPPRDDGGKYGDWDSSNMLPPGFEGGVEGGCSDDEEDRETLFGSELLSPSGQTDVQTLAIMLQEQLEAINKEIKLIQEEKESTELRAEEIESRVSSVALDASSLPPSSLGGRDSVGRGYMTPSITSSTLASPSPPSSGHSTPRLPHSPARETERQNSKEGEECRALALIDSTPPPVPRALRLDRMTHTHPGAGLDDHREFRSLSADGGTTASQDSLHKASKKKSIKSSIGRLFGKKEKGRIGTPGRESASLASTPSDDLGSADPLGLAKLGTGTVEKDRRSKKKHDLLEEACRQGLPFASWDGPTVVTWLELWVGMPAWYVAACRANVKSGAIMANLSDTEIQREIGISNPLHRLKLRLAIQEMVSLTSPSAPASTRSSTSNIWMTHAEMESLAAATKPEQKEFSWDQILAHGDMNHEWVGNEWLPSLGLPQYRSYFMESLVDARMLDHLTKKELRGQLKMVDSFHRVSLHYGIMCLKRLNYDRKELERRREESQHQNTDVMVWSNERVMCWVQSIGLKEFADNLLESGVHGALLALDDTFDYTDLALLLQIPNQNTQARQLLEKEYNALISMGTERRPDEDGTKTFTRSPSWRKMFREKDLRGVTSDSSETLPANFRASAISTPSVTLRKVQSEANSGPRGESGSVRTYSC is encoded by the exons ATGATGATGTGCGAGGTGATGCCCACCATATCTGAGGATGGgcgcagcagcagcggcggagGCCCCACCTCTCCGCCCGGGGCCGGGGTGGCCGGGGGCCCCGCCGGAGCCATGGGCGGAGGGGGATTCAGCAGCAGGGAGCCCAGGGGGGACGAAGGAGGCAGCACGGGGAACCTGGAGTCTCTGATGGTCAACATGCTGACGGAGAGGGAGAGGCTGCTGGAGAACCTGAGGGAAACGCAGGAGAGCCTGGGCACGGCACAACTCCGCCTCCGCGAGCTCGGCCACGAGAAGGAGTCGCTCCAGAGGCAGCTGTCCATCGCTCTGCCCCAG GAGTTCGCTGTGTTGACTAAGGAGCTGAACGTTTGCCGGGAGCAGCTTctggagagggaggaggaaatCGCTGAGCTCAAGGCGGAGAGAAACAACACACGT ctgctgctggagcacCTGGAGTGTCTGGTGTCCCGCCACGAGCGCAGCCTGAGGATGACGGTGGTGAAGAGGCAAGCCCAGTCCCCTGCAGGCGTGTCCAGCGAGGTGGAAGTCCTCAAGGCTCTCAAATCCCTGTTTGAGCACCACAAAGCCTTGGACGAGAAG GTTCGAGAGCGGCTCCGTGTGGCCCTTGAGAGGGTGTCCATGTTAGAAGATCAGCTCGCAGCATCTTCTCAAGAG GTAATCTCTTTAAGAGACCAAATTAAAAGACGTCAACAAGGGGTGGACGGCGGGAAAGAT CGGCTCCCCAACGGGCCCTCGTCTGGGCTGGAGGACGGGGAGCTGGAGAGGCAGAGGGAAGGGGAGATAGAGCGGCAGAAAGCTGAGCTGTCCCAGCTGAGGGAGAGGCTGGCCCTCATGTGCCGACAG GTTGGAGAAATAGAGGAACAGCTTGCGGCTGCCAGGAGGGAGGTGACGAAGACGGAGGAGGCCAATCAGAAGCTCCAAAGGGAAGTGAAGGAG GCTCTCTGCCAAAGAGAAGACATGGAAGAGAGAATTACAACGCTAGAGCGAAG GTATCTGAGTGCCCAGAGGGAGGCGACGTCTCTCCATGACATCAAAGACAAGCTGGAGAACGAGCTGGCCAGCAAGGAGTCCCTGTACAGACAA AGCGAGGAGAAGAACCGGCAGCTGCAGGAGCGTCTGGATGAGGCCaagcagaagctgcagcagacgCTGCAGAGGGCCGAGACGCTGCCGGAGATCGAGGCGCAGCTCGCTCAGAGAGTTGCTGCTCTCAATAAG GCAGAGGAGCGCCACGGAAACTTTGAGGAGCGACTACGGCAAATGGAAGCCCAGCTTgaagagaaaaatcaagaaCTACAACGG GCCAGGCAGCGGGAAAAGATGAACGATGAACACAACAAACGGCTCTCGGATACGGTGGATAAGCTTCTGTCTGAGTCCAACGAGAGGCTTCAGCTGCACCTCAAAGAGAGGATGGCTGCGCTGGAAGAGAAG AATGCGCTTTCTGAGGAGCTGGCCAACATGAAGAAAATCCAAGACGATCTTCTCGCTAACAAG GATCAGCTCCTGGCTGAGCTGGAACGAGTCCAACTGGAGCTGGATCAGCTGAGAGGCAGACCCGGCTCCTCCTACTCCAG ATCTCTTCCAGGGAGCGCCTCCGAGCTGCGGTTCCCTCAGGGCGGGGGCTCGCTCCCGGCCGGCTACGGCAACTCCTCCAGTGGGGTGGTGGTCAGGCGGGCCCACCGCGGCCGCTGGGGGCCTCCCAGGGACGACGGTGGCAAG TATGGAGACTGGGACAGTAGCAACATGTTGCCTCCTGGGTTTGAGGGCGGCGTTGAAGGCGGCTGCTCTGATGATGAAGAGGACAGAGAGACTCTGTTTGGGTCTGAGCTTCTGTCTCCCAGCGGACAGACGGACGTTCAGACTCTGGCCATCAtgctgcaggagcagctggaggcCATAAATAAGGAGATCAA GCTGAttcaggaggagaaggagagcaCGGAGCTGCGGGCCGAGGAGATCGAGAGCCGGGTCAGCAGCGTGGCTCTTGATGCCTCGTCTCTTCCTCCGTCCTCACTGGGGGGTCGGGACAGCGTGGGACGGGGCTACATGACCCCGTCCATCACGTCCTCCACCTTGGCGTCTCCGTCGCCTCCCAGTTCTGGACATTCCACCCCCCGCCTGCCCCACTCACCCGCCAGGGAGACCGAAAGACAG AACAGCAAAGAGGGTGAGGAATGCCGAGCGCTCGCCCTGATCGACTCCACGCCTCCGCCCGTCCCCCGAGCCCTGCGCTTGGACCGGATGACTCACACACACCCGGGAGCCGGCCTGGACGACCACCGCGAGTTCCGCAG TCTTTCAGCTGACGGCGGCACCACAGCGAGCCAGGATTCCCTTCACAAAGccagcaaaaagaaaagcatcaagTCGTCCATCGGGCGTCTGTTTGGCAAGAAGGAAAAGGGGAGAATCGGCACGCCTGGGCGGGAATCTGCCTCTCTGG CCTCCACTCCGTCTGATGACCTTGGCTCGGCCGACCCATTGGGCCTGGCGAAGCTCGGGACGGGAACGGTGGAGAAAGATCGCCGCAGCAAAAAGAA ACATGACTTGCTGGAGGAAGCCTGTCGTCAGGGTCTTCCTTTCGCCTCCTGGGACGGCCCCACTGTCGTCACCTGGCTGGAG TTGTGGGTGGGGATGCCTGCGTGGTACGTGGCAGCGTGCCGCGCCAACGTGAAGAGCGGTGCCATCATGGCCAACCTGTCGGACACTGAGATCCAGAGGGAGATCGGCATCAGCAACCCTCTGCACAGGCTAAAGCTTCGCCTGGCCATCCAGGAAATGGTTTCCCTCACGAGTCCGTCAGCTCCGGCGAGCACGCGCTCC TCAACCAGTAATATCTGGATGACGCATGCTGAGATGGAGTCTCTCGCTGCTGCCACCAAACCA GAGCAGAAGGAGTTCAGCTGGGATCAG ATTCTGGCTCATGGAGACATGAACCATGAGTGGGTTGGAAACGAGTGGCTGCCCAGTCTCGGTCTCCCCCAGTATCGCTCCTACTTCATGGAGTCACTGGTGGACGCCCGCATGCTGGACCACCTCACCAAGAAGGAACTGAGAGGCCAGCTGAAGATGGTGGACAGTTTCCACAG GGTGAGTCTTCACTATGGGATCATGTGCTTGAAGCGCCTGAACTACGACAGGAAAGAgctggagaggaggagggaagaaaGTCAGCACCAGAACACAG ATGTGATGGTGTGGTCCAATGAGCGTGTGATGTGTTGGGTTCAGTCAATCGGATTGAAGGAGTTTGCAGACAACCTTTTGGAGAGCGGGGTGCACGGGGCCCTCCTGGCGCTTGACGACACGTTTGATTACACGGACTTGGCACTTCTTCTTCAGATACCAAATCAGAACACACAG GCGAGGCAGCTCCTGGAGAAAGAGTACAACGCTCTGATCTCCATGGGAACAGAAAGGAGGCCTGATGAG GACGGCACGAAAACGTTCACACGCTCCCCGTCTTGGAGGAAGATGTTCCGGGAGAAAGATCTCCGCGGCGTCACGTCCGATTCCTCTGAGACGCTACCTGCCAACTTCCGTGCCTCCGCCATCTCGACGCCCTCGGTCACGTTGAGGAAAGTCCAGAGCGAAG CTAACTCCGGTCCCAGAGGAGAGTCGGGTTCTGTGAGAACGTACTCCTGCTAA